In a single window of the Antedon mediterranea chromosome 1, ecAntMedi1.1, whole genome shotgun sequence genome:
- the LOC140040787 gene encoding uncharacterized protein, translating into MERRLVRVYLCGAHSTGKTTLLGDVCKELPEIKKEAEIARQVLEGMSLEDRRTAIDFRNQPEKCEKFLRLVLESQCEVDRKNALNEDLIEGYIADRAGIDPLVYAASYLGDKVKDSLLSLPVTQECIKRYKNDKNALIFVVHPHKECMKEDGIRPTPVWNELTRYTEILTQLLDHLQINYIPITVLDRTERCQIVVNQIQEKLS; encoded by the exons ATGGAAAGAAGACTAGTGCGTGTGTATTTGTGTGGAGCGCACAGTACCGGGAAAACAACGCTTCTTGGTGACGTTTGCAAAGAATTACCGGAGATCAAAAAGGAAGCCGAAATTGCAAGACAGGTACTGGAGGGGATGAGTCTAGAGGATAGACGCACCGCTATTGACTTCCGCAACCAACCCGAAAAGTGTGAAAAATTCCTg CGATTGGTATTGGAATCTCAATGCGAGGTCGACCGTAAAAACGCATTGAATGAAGATTTAATAGAGGGATATATCGCAGACAGAGCTGGAATTGATCCTTTAGTGTACGCTGCATCATACCTTGGTGACAAGGTGAAAGACTCCCTGCTGTCACTACCAGTTACTCAAGAATGTATCAAAAG gtataaaaatgataaaaacgcCTTAATATTTGTCGTGCATCCTCATAAAGAATGTATGAAGGAAGACGGTATCAGACCTACACCTGTATGGAACGAACTAACGCGATATACAGAAATATTAACTCAGCTTCTCGACCATCTACAAATTAATTACATCCCAATAACCGTCCTGGACCGCACTGAACGATGTCAAATTGTTGTGAACCAAATACAAGAGAAACTGTCTTAA
- the LOC140046189 gene encoding uncharacterized protein — MHLFKYEWSGNTNGLDNDKEMDRKSSNHHHSPPTEIGAATATTPSINVHHANTGTSVTPALSPRLSLPLNMANAKSQSASDHILMAMQNLAQTSTTHRSPTSTPTKFPFQVPGTPTTQLASGLAGMTSIPGQQLLMSPTLQGLPSNQALISNSQFASAQQLLTIPSSPATGQQQILLPITNSAGQQQLISIPVTLAQGQGGVQFLIPTSAGQLLTSNLAGLQALTGQASQLAATNPITASQIAANQIQAAAQLANQVMANQALASHATTSTTGSLHSRSTSTAKSHTSLPSMVNFTSMGTLPANTPLPPMSVLASQTGLPMPAPMTQMLMNANGQVLTMSPSFNSVGMQGITGPAMAGLARIASPKSSQVTSAPTSPLSLTSYAVATRGLPSLPVSVKNEIHTQMPTKTSNLPSVTTVLKTQPTTTITTTSITTPTITTNGVKGHDSPVHVTSNHTLTSQALANAGLSTHILPSLNSQVGVSQSLPSGLNNSLSSVHGLPSQIGVGSQLIAGQMVGGQLITSQGTVVSQGVLGQTSVASPSSNPLGNLAVSSLGNTTEVDGINLEDIKEFAKQFKIRRLSLGLTQTQVGQALSATEGPSYSQSAICRFEKLDITPKSAQKIKPVLERWMEEAEERHKNGVSQLTDFIGSESTKKRKRRTSFTPQALEYLNSHFEKNTHPSGQDMTELSGKLGYDREVIRVWFCNKRQALKNTIKKLKSEPSGI, encoded by the exons ATGCACCTCTTCAAATACG AGTGGAGCGGCAATACTAATGGACTAGATAACGACAAGGAAATGGACAGAAAGTCATCCAATCATCACCATTCACCGCCGACAGAAATAGGTGCTGCTACTGCTACCACCCCATCAATCAATGTTCATCATGCTAATACTGGCACATCAGTAACTCCG GCACTCTCTCCTAGACTTTCTCTCCCACTTAACATGGCCAATGCCAAATCACAGAGTGCGTCAGACCACATACTGATGGCTATGCAAAATCTGGCTCAAACTTCAACCACACACAGAAGCCCTACATCCACGCCCACCAAGTTTCCATTCCAAG ttCCAGGCACGCCGACCACACAGTTAGCGTCCGGCTTAGCCGGAATGACTTCTATTCCAGGCCAACAATTACTGATGAGTCCAACGTTACAAGGCCTTCCCTCAAACCAGGCCTTGATTAGCAATTCACAG TTTGCTAGTGCTCAACAGCTCTTGACCATTCCGTCCAGTCCTGCTACCGGTCAACAACAGATTCTTTTACCCATCACAAACTCTGCAGGTCAGCAGCAACTCATATCAATCCCAGTGACTCTAGCTCAAGGCCAAGGTGGTGTCCAGTTCCTCATTCCAACATCTGCTGGCCAGCTACTGACCAGCAACTTGGCTGGACTTCAGGCACTCACTGGACAAGCTAGTCAACTAGCAGCGACCAATCCTATTACAGCAAGTCAGATTGCAGCAAATCAAATTCAAGCTGCAGCTCAACTAGCCAATCAAGTGATGGCAAATCAAGCGCTTGCATCGCATGCTACAACTAGCACGACTGGTTCACTTCACAGCAGGTCAACGTCTACAGCTAAATCACATACGTCGCTACCATCAATGGTAAACTTCACCTCGATGGGAACATTGCCTGCGAACACGCCATTACCTCCTATGTCTGTCTTGGCCAGTCAGACCGGTCTACCTATGCCAGCCCCGATGACTCAGATGCTGATGAATGCTAACGGTCAGGTCTTAACCATGTCCCCATCATTCAACTCAGTGGGCATGCAAGGGATCACAGGACCAG CTATGGCTGGATTAGCACGAATAGCCTCTCCTAAATCATCACAAGTTACCTCTGCACCAACGTCTCCTTTGAGTCTAACTTCTTACGCAGTTGCTACAAGAGGGCTCCCTTCACTACCAGTCTCTGTCAAGAACGAAATCCATACACAAATGCCGACAAAGACCAGCAACTTACCTAGCGTAACAACAGTTTTAAAGACCCAACCAACGACCACCATCACAACTACCTCGATCACAACCCCTACCATTACAACTAATGGTGTCAAAGGTCATGATTCTCCTGTACACGTCACATCAAATCACACATTGACGAGTCAAGCTTTAGCGAACGCAGGACTTTCAACCCATATTTTACCAAGTTTAAACAGCCAAGTCGGTGTTAGCCAATCCCTACCATCAGGCCTAAATAATAGCCTATCCTCCGTTCATGGTCTACCTAGTCAAATTGGTGTTGGCAGTCAACTTATTGCTGGTCAAATGGTCGGAGGGCAATTAATTACGAGTCAAGGAACTGTAGTAAGTCAAGGGGTACTTGGCCAAACGTCTGTAGCATCTCCTTCATCAAACCCATTGGGAAATTTAGCAG TAAGTAGTCTTGGTAATACTACAGAAGTGGATGGAATTAACTTAGAGGACATCAAGGAATTCGCCAAGCAATTTAAGATAAGACGTCTTTCACTAGGCTTGACACAGACCCAAGTAGGACAAGCACTAAGTGCAACTGAAGGTCCTTCATACAGCCAAAGTGCAATTTGCag GTTTGAAAAATTGGACATTACACCGAAAAGTGCCCAGAAAATTAAACCAGTATTAGAGCGATGGATGGAAGAGGCAGAAGAAAGGCACAAGAATGGGGTGTCACAGTTGACCGATTTTATCGGGAGTGAATCGACCAAGAAACGTAAACGTCGAACATCATTCACACCGCAAGCCTTGGAGTACCTCAACTCTCACTTTGAGAAGAATACTCATCCGTCAGGACAGGACATGACGGAACTTTCTGGGAAACTTGGGTACGACCGGGAGGTAATTCGTGTGTGGTTTTGCAACAAACGTCAAGCCttaaaaaacactataaaaaagttaaaatctGAGCCATCAGGTATTTGA